Proteins from a single region of Streptomyces sp. Tu 3180:
- a CDS encoding GNAT family N-acetyltransferase, which produces MVRFPGHGRSHPDDIVIGPLDLAAHVDAALAVQAVAFGLGPDEVAVRRQIVLRHMTFPGARAFGATVGGRLVGFVYGMPNDRTHWWSTVVEPYLRARDNDDWLDGSFVITELHVHPRHQKHGIGRALITTITDGADEPRSILSAIDTESPARRLYRSLGYRDLARQVHFPSAAKPYAVMGAPLPLLRP; this is translated from the coding sequence ATGGTGCGCTTTCCCGGTCACGGCCGCTCCCACCCCGACGACATCGTGATCGGCCCCCTCGACCTCGCCGCCCACGTCGACGCGGCGCTGGCGGTCCAGGCGGTGGCGTTCGGGCTCGGCCCCGACGAGGTGGCCGTGCGACGGCAGATCGTGCTGCGCCACATGACCTTCCCGGGCGCCAGGGCCTTCGGCGCCACCGTCGGGGGCCGCCTGGTCGGCTTCGTCTACGGCATGCCCAACGACCGCACCCACTGGTGGTCCACCGTCGTCGAGCCCTACCTGCGGGCCCGGGACAACGACGACTGGCTCGACGGCTCCTTCGTCATCACCGAGCTGCACGTCCACCCGCGCCACCAGAAGCACGGCATCGGCCGCGCCCTGATCACCACGATCACCGACGGCGCCGACGAACCCCGCTCGATCCTCTCCGCCATCGACACGGAGAGCCCCGCCCGCCGCCTGTACCGCTCCCTCGGCTACCGGGACCTCGCCCGGCAGGTCCACTTCCCCAGCGCCGCCAAGCCGTACGCCGTCATGGGCGCCCCTCTGCCACTCCTTCGCCCATAA
- a CDS encoding proline--tRNA ligase: MANAPVQRMSQLMVKTLRDDPADAEVLSHKLLVRAGYVRRTAAGIWTWLPLGKKVLANVERVVREEMDAIGAQEVLLPALLPREPYDATGRWDEYGPELFRLQDRKGGDYLLGPTHEEIFTLMVKDQASSYKDLPVVLYQIQSKYRDEARPRAGILRGREFLMKDSYSFDLEDEGLARSYALHRQAYRKIFERLGLDYRICAATAGAMGGSKSEEFLAPAEAGEDTFADCPNCDFAANTEAVAYELRPVDASGVPAAEDIPTPDTPTIETLAAQLGVEASATLKNLLIKVDGEIVAVGVPGDREVDMGKVEAHFAPATVELVTEADFAARPDLVRGYVGPQGLDKVTYIADPRVAPGTSWITGANKADTHAKNVVAGRDFQVDAYVDVVVVQEGDPCPRCGTGLKLDRAIEIGHIFQLGRKYADALKLDVLGQNGKPVRVTMGSYGIGVSRAVAALAEQTADDKGLCWPQEVAPADVHVVAAGKALQTELALDVSEKLSAAGVRVLVDDRPGVSPGVKFTDSELIGVPRILVAGRRAAEGVVELKDRRTGEREELTVDEAIARLTA, from the coding sequence ATGGCGAACGCACCGGTCCAGCGCATGTCCCAGTTGATGGTGAAGACGCTGCGCGACGACCCGGCGGACGCCGAGGTCCTCAGCCACAAGCTGCTCGTCCGCGCCGGCTACGTGCGCCGCACCGCCGCCGGCATCTGGACGTGGCTGCCCCTCGGCAAGAAGGTCCTCGCCAACGTCGAGCGCGTCGTCCGCGAGGAGATGGACGCCATCGGCGCCCAGGAGGTGCTGCTCCCCGCCCTGCTGCCGCGTGAGCCCTACGACGCGACCGGCCGCTGGGACGAGTACGGCCCCGAGCTGTTCCGCCTCCAGGACCGCAAGGGCGGCGACTACCTCCTCGGCCCGACCCACGAGGAGATCTTCACCCTGATGGTGAAGGACCAGGCGTCCTCCTACAAGGACCTGCCGGTCGTCCTGTACCAGATCCAGAGCAAGTACCGCGACGAGGCCCGCCCCCGGGCCGGCATCCTGCGCGGCCGCGAGTTCCTGATGAAGGACTCCTACTCCTTCGACCTGGAGGACGAGGGCCTCGCCCGGTCCTACGCCCTGCACCGCCAGGCGTACCGGAAGATCTTCGAGCGCCTCGGCCTCGACTACCGCATCTGCGCGGCGACCGCCGGTGCGATGGGCGGATCCAAGTCCGAGGAGTTCCTCGCCCCGGCCGAGGCCGGCGAGGACACCTTCGCGGACTGCCCGAACTGCGACTTCGCCGCCAACACCGAGGCGGTCGCGTACGAGCTGCGGCCGGTCGACGCCTCCGGCGTCCCGGCCGCCGAGGACATCCCCACGCCCGACACCCCGACCATCGAGACCCTCGCCGCCCAGCTCGGCGTGGAGGCCTCGGCCACGCTGAAGAACCTGCTGATCAAGGTCGACGGCGAGATCGTCGCCGTGGGCGTGCCCGGCGACCGCGAGGTCGACATGGGCAAGGTCGAGGCGCACTTCGCCCCGGCCACGGTGGAACTGGTCACCGAGGCCGACTTCGCCGCCCGCCCCGACCTGGTCCGCGGCTACGTCGGCCCGCAGGGCCTGGACAAGGTGACGTACATCGCCGACCCGCGCGTGGCGCCGGGCACCTCCTGGATCACGGGCGCCAACAAGGCCGACACGCACGCGAAGAACGTGGTCGCCGGGCGCGACTTCCAGGTCGACGCGTACGTGGACGTCGTGGTGGTGCAGGAGGGCGACCCCTGCCCCAGGTGCGGCACCGGTCTCAAGCTCGACCGCGCCATCGAGATCGGCCACATCTTCCAGCTGGGCCGCAAGTACGCCGACGCCCTCAAGCTCGACGTCCTCGGCCAGAACGGCAAGCCCGTCCGCGTCACCATGGGCTCCTACGGCATCGGCGTCTCCCGCGCGGTGGCGGCCCTCGCCGAGCAGACCGCCGACGACAAGGGCCTGTGCTGGCCCCAGGAGGTCGCCCCGGCCGACGTCCACGTGGTCGCCGCGGGCAAGGCCCTCCAGACGGAGCTCGCGCTCGACGTCTCGGAGAAGCTGTCCGCGGCCGGTGTCCGCGTCCTGGTCGACGACCGCCCCGGCGTCTCCCCGGGCGTGAAGTTCACCGACTCGGAGCTGATCGGCGTCCCGCGCATCCTCGTCGCCGGCCGCCGTGCGGCCGAGGGCGTCGTGGAGCTCAAGGACCGCCGCACGGGCGAGCGCGAGGAACTCACGGTCGACGAGGCCATCGCCCGCCTCACGGCGTGA